From the genome of Rhizobium oryzihabitans:
ACCATCACCTGCAATTATGACGGTTACAACAAGTTCGAAACGCGGATTGGGGCCAATAGCTTCATCGGCTCTAACTCATCGCTGGTCGCTCCCGTCACCATTGGCGACGGTGCCTATATCGCCTCGGGCAGTGTGATTACCGATGACGTTCCCGCTGATGCGCTCGCTTTCGGACGCGCGCGGCAGGAGGTCAAGCCGGGCCGGGCCACCGTCGTGCGCGAGCGGGCGAAAGCGCTGAAGGAAGCGAAGAAAAAGTCCTCTTGAAAGACGTTACCGAGAGATACCGAAAGTGACCGGCGGCGTAATTGCCGATTTCAGGGAAACGATTAGTAGTTTCGGCGAAGAGATCGCCGTCTGGAGAAATATATGTGCGGAATTGTCGGAATTGTCGGAACCCAGCCTGTTGCTGAACGGCTTGTCGATGCGCTGAAGCGTCTCGAATATCGCGGTTACGATTCGGCTGGTGTCGCCACCATCGACAATGGCGCGATGGACCGCCGCCGGGCGGAAGGCAAGCTCTTCAATCTGGAGAAGCGGTTGTCCGAAGAGCCGCTGCCGGGCGTGGTCGGCATTGCGCATACGCGCTGGGCGACGCATGGTGTGCCGAACGAAACCAACGCCCACCCGCATTTCGTCGACGGCGTTGCGGTCGTTCATAACGGCATCATCGAAAATTTCTCCAAATTGCGCGAGGAGCTGAGTGCTGAAGGTGCCACCTTCACCACCCAGACCGACACCGAAGTGGTGGCGCAGCTTCTGGCAAAATACACCCGCGAAGGCCTTGGCCATCGCGAGGCGATGCTGAAGATGCTGAACCGCGTCACCGGCGCCTATGCGCTGGTCGTCATGTTCAAGGATGATCCCGGCACGCTGCTTTCGGCGCGTTCCGGTCCGCCGCTTGCCGTCGGTTATGGCCGCGGTGAAATGTTCCTCGGATCGGATGCCATCGCGCTCTCGCCCTTCACCAACGAAATCACCTATCTGGTGGATGGCGACTGCGCCATTGTCACCCGTGAAGGTGCGGAAATTATCGATTTCTCCGGCAAGCCGGTGAAGCGCGAGCGCCAGATGTCGCAGGCGACGGCTTTCGTGGTCGACAAGGGCAATCATCGTCACTTCATGGAAAAGGAAATCTACGAGCAGCCGGAAGTCATTTCCCATGCGCTCAGCCATTATGTGGATTTCGCCTCCAAGACCGTGAAGGAAGCCGATAAGGCAATCGATTTCGCCAAGCTTTCCGGCCTTGCCATTTCCGCCTGCGGCACGGCCTATCTTTCCGGCCTGATCGGCAAATACTGGTTCGAGCGTTATGCGCGCCTGCCGGTGGAAATCGATGTCGCCTCGGAATTCCGTTACCGCGAAATCCCGCTCGTTCCCACGCAGGCGGCGCTGTTCATTTCTCAATCGGGAGAAACCGCCGATACGCTGGCGGCCCTGCGCTATTGTCAGCAGGAGGGACTGAAGATCGGCGCGGTGGTCAATACGCGTGAATCGACCATGGCCCGCGAATCTGATGCGATCTTTCCGATCCTCGCCGGTCCGGAAATCGGCGTCGCCTCCACCAAGGCCTTCACCTGCCAGCTTGCAGTGCTCGCATCGCTAGCCGTCGCCGCCGGTAAGGCGCGCGGCACGCTGAAGCCGGGTGAGGAAAAGGAATTGGTGCAGCATCTGATCGAGATGCCGCGCATCATGAGCAAGGTGCTGAACATAATCCAGCCGCAGATAGAGGCGCTGTCGCGTGATCTGTCGCGTTTCAAGGATGTGCTTTATCTCGGACGCGGCACCAGCTTCCCGCTGGCGCTGGAAGGCGCGCTGAAGCTCAAGGAAATTTCCTATATCCATGCCGAGGGTTATGCCGCCGGTGAGCTGAAGCACGGGCCGATCGCGCTGATCGACGAGAACATGCCCGTTATCGTCATCGCGCCGCATGACCGCTTCTTCGAAAAGACCGTTTCGAACATGCAGGAAGTTGCCGCGCGAGGCGGTCGCATCATCCTCATCACCGACGAGAAGGGGGCTGCGGCCTCCAAGCTCGATACCATGGCGACGATCACGCTGCCCAATGTCGATGAGCTGATCGCGCCGATGGTCTTCTCGCTGCCGATCCAGCTGCTCGCCTATCACACCGCCGTCTTCATGGGCACGGATGTGGACCAGCCGCGCAATCTGGCGAAATCGGTAACCGTGGAATGATCATCCGGCCGGAGCGGCAGGGTGACGAAGAGGCGATCGGAACGCTGACGGAAGCAGCGTTCCGGGATATGCCGTTTAGCGACCAGACCGAACACCTGATCGTCGGCAGGCTGCGCGATGCGGATGCGCTCACCGTTTCACTGGTGGCGGAGGATGGCGGACAGATCGTCGGTCATATCGCCTTTTCGCCCGTTACCGTTTCGGATGCGGAAGGCCGCTGGTTTGCTCTTGGCCCGATTTCGGTCTCTCCCGAGAGGCAAGGTCAGGGCATTGGATCGCGCCTCGTCCATGAGGGGCTTTCAATGCTAGATCGGCTCGAAGCGGCAGGGTGCGTTCTGGCGGGTAGTCCCACCTATTACGGCCGGTTCGGATTCGAGCGTTTCGACGGCCTGCACAGCAAAGGCATTCCTGACAAATATTTGTTGGCCCTGCGCTTGCATGGCGGAACTCCATCCGGCATTGTCGGTTTTCATCCGGGTTTCGATAGCGTCAACGCTTAATTCCGAACGGTAAATGACCGATATTCCAGTCAAAATTTCATTCGCAGCCCGTCTGCGCAACAGCTTCCTCACGGGCGTGCTCATCCTTGCGCCCGTCACCATCACCATGTGGCTGGTGTGGAGCTTCCTGCAATGGGCGGATAGCTGGGTTAAGCCCTATATTCCCGCCCGTTACGATCCCGAGCAATATTTCGATGTGGCAATCCCCGGTTTCGGCCTGCTGATCGCCGTCATCGGCATCACGCTCATCGGCTTTCTCGGCAACAACCTGATCGGCAAATGGATCGTCGGCGTCGGCGAATCCATCCTCAACCGCATGCCGCTGGTGCGGCCGATCTACAAGAGCATCAAGCAGCTGTTCGAATCCGTTCTGAAGGAGCATTCGAACTCCTTCAAGAAGGTCGGTCTTATCGAGTTTCCCTCGTCCGGCACCTGGGCGATGGTGTTCGTATCCTCCGAAGTCAAGGGCGAACTCGCTCACCGTTTCAACGAGATGGGCCAGCAGATGGTCGCCGTCTTCCTGCCGCCGACACCGGTGCCGACAGCGGGTTTCCTGCTGTTCGTGCCCAAGGACAAGATCGTGATGCTGGACATGACGCCGGAAGACGCGGCGAAACTGCTGATATCCGGCGGTCTCGTGGCGCCGGATTTCACGCCGCCGAAGATGATCGCACCGGTTTGAGGGCATTTGCGAGTCGCTAGTCTCATTTCAGAGTGAAGGGCCATACGGTTGACGAACCAATGTGGTTCACTAATAATCATAGTGAACTGAGAGAGATTATCATGACTGCATTCACCGTGCGTCTGCCTGATGAGGTTGCCGACAAACTCGACCAATTGGCGGAAAAACTTGATCGCTCACGATCCTACATGGCGGTGCGGGCGATTGAGGACTTCGTTGCCCGCGAGGAGTGGCAGCTTGCCGAGATCGAGGCGGGTGTGGCGGAAGCCGATCGCGGCGAGTTCGGTACGACCGATGATCTCGCAAATATTGTCGAGAAATACGTGAAATCCACCCGGCCGTCATGAGTGACCGGAGAATTCGTTGGACCTTACGGGCGCTGCGACGGCTCGATGAAATTGGTGCGCATATCGAAAAGGATAATCCAGCGGCTGCGGCCCGTGTGATTTCTCGCATTGTTTCGGCGGTTGATATGTTGGTGGAGCAGCCGGCAATGGGACGGGTCGGGCGTATCAGGGGAACACGGGAAGCTGTGCTTCCCGACATTTCTTACATCATTGCCTATCGTGTCGGCCGGGACATCGAAATCCTGACGATTATCCATGCCTCGCAGCAATGGCCTTCGTCGCTCTAAGCAAATAATCTTTAGACTAGCCGATCAATCCTCGTCATCCAGATCATCCACTTCCCTGCCGGTGCTCGTGGCGTGGAACACGGGAACGAAAAGCCGCATATAGACCAGCCGCACGCTCCAGCCTTCCTCCAGTGCCTGCGTCCAGGCCTTCTTGCGGCCGGGCTTCTTGAACGCCTTGCCGATTGCCTTTTTCGCGCTCTTCGCAAATGTCTCGGGCTGCAGGATATTCTGAGGCGAGCAGAGCGCGTAGCCCTTTCTGAAGGCGGGCGGCGGGCGGCGCGGGTCGATCATGTTCATGGCGGTCACAACTTTCAGCCGGCGTGCAGGAAGCGGATCGCTTCGTCGCGGCGGTGCAGATAGAGCAGGGTGCGGAGCGCGGCGCCGCGCGGGCCGGTCAGTTCGGGGTCACGCTCGATGACATAGGCCGCGTCCTTGCGGGCGATTTCCAGAAGGTCGGCATGGGCCTCCAGGCTGGCGATGCGGAAGCCCGGTGTGCCGGACTGGCGGGTGCCGAGGAGTTCGCCTTCGCCACGCAGCTTCAGGTCTTCCTCCGCAATCAGGAAGCCGTCCTCGCTGTCGCGCAGGATGGAAAGCCGGGCGCGGCCGTTTTCGCTGAGCGGCCCTTTGTAGAGCAGGATGCAGGTGGAGGCCTCGTCGCCACGCCCGACGCGGCCGCGCAACTGGTGAAGCTGGGCAAGGCCGAAACGTTCGGCATGTTCGATGACCATGATCGTTGCATCCGGCACGTCAACGCCGACTTCCACCACCGTTGTCGCCACCAGCAGGCGGGTTTCGCCGCTCTTGAAGGCCAGCATGGCGGCGTCCTTCTCCGGGCCGCTCATGCGCCCGTGGATGAGGCCGATATTGGCTCCGAGCATCTGCGAGAGAACCGCATGCCGCTCTTCGGCCGACATCAGGTCGGATTCTTCCGTTTCCTCCACCAGTGGGCAAATCCAGTAGGCCTTCTTGCCATCCTTCAGCGCTGCGCGCAGCCGCTCGACAATGTCGCCGATGCGCTCGGTGGGGATCGTCACGGTCTGGATGGGTTTGCGGCCGGCGGGTTTTTCGGTGAGTTTCGACACATCCATGTCGCCGAAGGCGGCCAGCACCAGCGTGCGTGGAATGGGGGTGGCGGTCATCACCAGCATATGCGGGGTGATGCCCTTGGCGGTGAGGCGCAGGCGCTGATGCACGCCGAAACGGTGCTGCTCATCCACCACGGCCAGCACGAGGTTTTTGTAACTCACGCTGTCCTGAAACAGCGCATGGGTGCCGATGACGATCTGTGCTTCGCCAGAGGCAACACGCTCTTCGATCTCGCGGCGCTCCTTGCCCTTGGTGCGGCCGGTCAGGACCTCGACGGTGATACCTGCGGCATTGGCGAGTTTGGAGATGGTGGCGAAATGTTGCCGGGCAAGGATTTCGGTCGGGGCCATCAGCACCGCCTGTCCGCCGGCCTCGACGGCGGTTGCCATGGCCATCAGCGCCACCAGCGTCTTGCCGGCGCCGACATCGCCCTGCAGCAGGCGCAACATGCGGTCTTCACCTGCCATATCGGTCAGGATGTCCTTTACCGCGGCGTTCTGACTAGGTGTCAGCGAGAATGGCAGCAGCGAGAGGATTTTTGCGGCAACGTCGCCCTTGGCGCGGATCGGCTGGCCCGCAACCTTGCGCAGCCGCTGGCGCACCAGCGCCAGCGAAAGCTGGCCGGCGAGGAACTCGTCATAGGCAAGACGTCTGCGCGCCGGGGCCTGCGGCTCGATATCGGCGCTGTCGCGCGGGTCGTGCAGTTCGCGGAAGCTCGAAGCCACATCGCCGAAGCCCTGCCGGGTCTTCAGCGTTTCGTCGATCCATTCGGGAAAGACCGGCAGTTTCGAAAGCCCGCCTTCGATCGCCCGCCGCAGCACCTTGGGAGACAGTCCAGCCGTCATCGGGTAAACGGCTTCCACCAAAGGCAGGTTTTCGGCTTCGGAAAGCTTCACCATGAAATCCGGATGCACCATGGAGGCGCGGCCGTTGAACCAGTCCACCTTGCCGCTGACGAGAACTTCTTCATCGACGGGCAGGGCCTTGGAGAGCCAGTCGCCCTTGGCGCGGAAAAAGGTCAGCGTCAGTTCGCCGGTCTCGTCATGCAGGAACACGCGGTAAGGCGCGGAACGATTGCCGGGTGGCGGAGGTTGATGGCGATCGATACGTCCCTGAATGGTGACAATGGCGCCGGGGGCCGCGAGCGCAATGCCGGGGCGGTTGCGCCGGTCGATGACGTTTGACGGCGCATGGAACAGAAGGTCGATCACACGGGTATCGTCGGCGTTTTCCCGGCTGAGGAGCTTTGCCAGAAGATCGGCAAGCTTCGGCCCCACACCGCCAAGGGTGGAAACGGAGGCAAACAGCGGATCGAGAATGGCCGGACGCATGTGTCGCAAAATCGGGGAAGGGGCGGGTTATGCAAGACGTGCCCGCCGACAAAGACGGGTTATCACCGGCAGTTTTTAGCTGCCGTGGCATTATTTCGATAAAAACCGGTTCCCAAGCGTTCGCCTCCTGTTCTATAGGAGGTCGTAATAGGTGAGGCAAAGATTGAACGGCCGCTGCAAGTGCGAGACTGGCTATTGTCCATTGTGCTCTCCTCTTCCTCATCCCTGTGCTCGTTACGGGGATCCAGCCAGCCCAAGTCCTTGGGCTGAAAGGAGTCTCTCCGTCGCGCCGACGCGCGCCGGCTGGATTCCTGTGACAAGCACAGGAATGAGGATGGTGGGGATGGAAGCGGCGGGTAAAACCGTTCAGTCAGGCCTTGAAAACCGATACGGGAAGGAAAATGCGATGACTGGACTGGTGCGCACGAGTGCCGACCTCGATCCGAGACGCAGGCGGATACTTTACCGCTGCTGGCACCGGGGCATTCGCGAGATGGATCTCGTGCTCGGGCAATTCGCGGAAGACAATATTGCCGGACTTACCGACGCTCAGCTCGATGAGCTTGAGATCATCATGGCGGAAGAGGATAACGACCTCGTCAAGATGGTGACGGGCGCTCTTGCCATACCGGAAAAATTCCAGACGCCGCTGTTTGAGAAGATCGCCTCCTATCGTCCCGATTTCGATCTCGTCACAGCCGAAACCCTGAAAGCCTGAAACATGATAGCCGGATTCGATGCAAAGCTGGTGGCGTCGGCCGATACGCCGCTGACCATCGGAAATGTGCCCTCCGGCATGGAAGCCCTGCTTTTGGCCGACATGGCGCGGGCAGGGACATCGGTGGCCTATGTGATGTCGGACGGCCAGCGGGTCGCCGATCTCGAACAGATCCTCGGTTTCGTCGCGCCTGACATTCCGGTGCTGACTTTGCCTGCCTGGGACTGCCTGCCCTATGACCGCGTGTCACCGAGCGCAGACACCTCGGCGCGCAGGCTGGCTGCGCTCTCCGGCCTCATCAGTCACGCGAAGAAACCGCATCCGGCCATCGTTCTCGTCACCGTCAACGCCATGCTGCAGAAGATGGCGCCGCGCGACATCATCGAGAGCCTCGGCTTTTCCGCAAAACCCGGCAACCAGATCCGTATGGAAGACATCGCCGCGCGACTGGAGCGCAACGGTTTCGACCGGGTGGCGACGGTGCGTGAAGTGGGTGAATTTGCCGTGCGCGGCGGCATTCTCGATGTTTTCGTTCCCGGTACGGAAGAGCCGGTACGGCTCGATTTCTTCGGCGATACGCTGGAAAGCATCCGCACCTTCGATCCGGCCAGCCAGCGCACCATCGGTCAGGCGCGCTCGCTTGATCTGAACCCGATGAGCGAAGTGACGCTGACGCCGGATACGATCGGCCGTTTTCGCAAAAATTATCTGTCGCTATTCGGTGCGGCGACGCGCGACGATGCGCTTTATCAGGCCGTCTCCGAGGGCCGCCGTTACGCTGGCATGGAGCATTGGCTGCCGCTGTTTTACGAACAGCTGGAAACCGCCTTCGATTATCTCAAGGGTTTCCGCATAGTCACCGATCATACGGCGCGGGAGGCGGCGAAGGAACGTTCCAAACTGGTCCTCGACTATTACGAGGCGCGCCGCGCTTCCGGCGAGACCAAGGGATCGACGCAGGGCGCGCCTTACAAGCCGGTATCGCCGGGGCAAATCTATCTCGACGGCAAGAGCTTCGAGGCGGCACTTTCCGCCGTCAATGCGGTGCGGCTGACGCCCTTCAACGAACACGATACCGAAGGCCGTCCGGTTGCGACGCTGGACGCTCATGTCGGGCCACGCTGGGCACGCCCACCGACCGAAGGCGATAGCGAAGAGCGGGTCAACGTCTTCGATCTGGCGGTGAAGCACATTGCCGAGCGCCGCGCCAAGGGCTGGAAGGTGCTGATCACCGGCTGGTCGGAAGGCTCTCTCGACCGGCTGCTGCAGGTCTTGAACGAGCACGGGCTTGAAAAGATCAAGCCGGTGGCATCTCTGAAAGAGGTCGACACGCTCGGCAAGGGCGAGGCGGCTTCGGCAGTTCTCAGCCTCGAAGCCGGTTTCGAGACCGGAACGCTCGCGATCATCGGCGAGCAGGATATTCTCGGCGACCGTATGGTGCGCCGCTCCAGACGCCGCAAGCGCGGCGCGGATTTCATTTCGGAAGTGGCGGGGCTGGACGAGGGTTCGCTCGTCGTTCACGCCGAACACGGTATCGGCCGTTTCGTCGGTCTGCAGACCATCGAGGCGGCGGGTGCACCGCGCGCCTGCCTGGAACTGCATTACGCCGACGATGCCAAGCTGTTCCTGCCGGTCGAAAACATCGATCTTCTCTCGCGATACGGTTCTGACGCCGCTGAAGCCACGCTTGACAGACTGGGTGGCGGCGCATGGCAGATGCGCAAGGCCAAGCTCAAGAAGCGCCTGCTCGACATGGCAGACGAGCTTATCCGCATCGCAGCCGCGCGTCTGGTGCGCCATGCGCCGGTTCTGGCCGCGCCGGACGGTCTTTACGATGAGTTTGCCGCCCGCTTCCCCTATGACGAGACCGAAGACCAGCTGAACGCCATCGAAGCGGTTCGCGAGGATCTCGGTGCCGGGCGTCCGATGGATCGCCTCATCTGCGGCGATGTCGGTTTCGGCAAGACCGAAGTGGCGTTGCGCGCCGCCTTTCTTGCCGCCATGAACGGCGTTCAGGTGGCGGTCGTCGTGCCAACCACGCTGCTTTCCCGCCAGCATTTCCGCACCTTTTCGGAGCGTTTTCGCGGGCTGCCGATCCGGGTTCAGCAGGCCTCGCGGCTTGTCGGTTCCAAGGAGCTTGCGCTCACCAAGAAGGAAGTGGCCGACGGCAAGACGGATATCGTCGTCGGTACACACGCGCTGCTTGGTGCGGGCATCAATTTCGCCAATCTCGGCCTGCTGATCATCGATGAGGAGCAGCATTTCGGCGTGAAGCACAAGGAGCGCCTGAAGGAGCTGAAGAGCGACGTGCATGTGCTGACGCTTTCGGCAACGCCCATTCCGCGCACCCTGCAGCTGGCCATGACTGGCGTGCGCGAATTGTCGCTGATCACCACGCCGCCGGTGGACCGCATGGCGGTGCGTACCTTCATTTCGCCCTTCGATCCGCTGGTGATCCGCGAAACGCTGATGCGCGAGCATTATCGCGGCGGCCAGAGTTTCTACGTCTGCCCGCGTCTTGCCGATCTCGCCGATATCCATGCTTTCCTGCAATCGGATGTGCCGGAGCTGAAAGTGGCGGTGGCGCATGGCCAGATGGCGGCGGGCGAACTCGAAGACATCATGAACGCCTTCTATGACGGCAAATATGATGTGCTGCTGTCGACCACCATCGTCGAATCCGGCCTTGATGTACCAACTGCCAATACGCTGATCGTGCATCGCGCCGATATGTTCGGTCTCGCCCAGCTTTACCAGCTGCGCGGTCGTGTCGGCCGTTCCAAGGTGCGCGCCTTTGCGCTGTTCACCCTGCCGGTCAACAAGGTATTGACGACGATGGCGGAGCGGCGGCTGAAAGTGCTGCAATCGCTCGATACGCTGGGCGCCGGTTTCCAGCTTGCCAGCCACGATCTCGATATTCGCGGCGCGGGTAATCTCTTGGGCGAGGAGCAGTCGGGCCACATCAAGGAAGTCGGTTTCGAGCTTTACCAGCAGATGCTGGAAGAAGCCGTGGCCGAGGTGAAGGGTGACGAGCAGGTGCAGGATAGCGGCTGGTCGCCGCAAATCTCGGTCGGCACCTCTGTCATGATCCCGGAAGACTATGTTCCGGATCTGCATCTGCGCATGGGGCTTTACCGCCGTCTCGGCGAGCTTGCCGATATCGGCGAGATCGACGGTTTTGGTGCGGAAATGATCGACCGTTTCGGCCCGCTGCCGAAGGAAGTCCAGCATCTCCTCAAGATCGTCTACATCAAGT
Proteins encoded in this window:
- a CDS encoding CopG family ribbon-helix-helix protein, which encodes MMTAFTVRLPDEVADKLDQLAEKLDRSRSYMAVRAIEDFVAREEWQLAEIEAGVAEADRGEFGTTDDLANIVEKYVKSTRPS
- a CDS encoding GNAT family N-acetyltransferase encodes the protein MIIRPERQGDEEAIGTLTEAAFRDMPFSDQTEHLIVGRLRDADALTVSLVAEDGGQIVGHIAFSPVTVSDAEGRWFALGPISVSPERQGQGIGSRLVHEGLSMLDRLEAAGCVLAGSPTYYGRFGFERFDGLHSKGIPDKYLLALRLHGGTPSGIVGFHPGFDSVNA
- a CDS encoding type II toxin-antitoxin system RelE/ParE family toxin codes for the protein MSDRRIRWTLRALRRLDEIGAHIEKDNPAAAARVISRIVSAVDMLVEQPAMGRVGRIRGTREAVLPDISYIIAYRVGRDIEILTIIHASQQWPSSL
- the recG gene encoding ATP-dependent DNA helicase RecG, whose product is MRPAILDPLFASVSTLGGVGPKLADLLAKLLSRENADDTRVIDLLFHAPSNVIDRRNRPGIALAAPGAIVTIQGRIDRHQPPPPGNRSAPYRVFLHDETGELTLTFFRAKGDWLSKALPVDEEVLVSGKVDWFNGRASMVHPDFMVKLSEAENLPLVEAVYPMTAGLSPKVLRRAIEGGLSKLPVFPEWIDETLKTRQGFGDVASSFRELHDPRDSADIEPQAPARRRLAYDEFLAGQLSLALVRQRLRKVAGQPIRAKGDVAAKILSLLPFSLTPSQNAAVKDILTDMAGEDRMLRLLQGDVGAGKTLVALMAMATAVEAGGQAVLMAPTEILARQHFATISKLANAAGITVEVLTGRTKGKERREIEERVASGEAQIVIGTHALFQDSVSYKNLVLAVVDEQHRFGVHQRLRLTAKGITPHMLVMTATPIPRTLVLAAFGDMDVSKLTEKPAGRKPIQTVTIPTERIGDIVERLRAALKDGKKAYWICPLVEETEESDLMSAEERHAVLSQMLGANIGLIHGRMSGPEKDAAMLAFKSGETRLLVATTVVEVGVDVPDATIMVIEHAERFGLAQLHQLRGRVGRGDEASTCILLYKGPLSENGRARLSILRDSEDGFLIAEEDLKLRGEGELLGTRQSGTPGFRIASLEAHADLLEIARKDAAYVIERDPELTGPRGAALRTLLYLHRRDEAIRFLHAG
- a CDS encoding succinate dehydrogenase assembly factor 2, which encodes MTGLVRTSADLDPRRRRILYRCWHRGIREMDLVLGQFAEDNIAGLTDAQLDELEIIMAEEDNDLVKMVTGALAIPEKFQTPLFEKIASYRPDFDLVTAETLKA
- the mfd gene encoding transcription-repair coupling factor gives rise to the protein MIAGFDAKLVASADTPLTIGNVPSGMEALLLADMARAGTSVAYVMSDGQRVADLEQILGFVAPDIPVLTLPAWDCLPYDRVSPSADTSARRLAALSGLISHAKKPHPAIVLVTVNAMLQKMAPRDIIESLGFSAKPGNQIRMEDIAARLERNGFDRVATVREVGEFAVRGGILDVFVPGTEEPVRLDFFGDTLESIRTFDPASQRTIGQARSLDLNPMSEVTLTPDTIGRFRKNYLSLFGAATRDDALYQAVSEGRRYAGMEHWLPLFYEQLETAFDYLKGFRIVTDHTAREAAKERSKLVLDYYEARRASGETKGSTQGAPYKPVSPGQIYLDGKSFEAALSAVNAVRLTPFNEHDTEGRPVATLDAHVGPRWARPPTEGDSEERVNVFDLAVKHIAERRAKGWKVLITGWSEGSLDRLLQVLNEHGLEKIKPVASLKEVDTLGKGEAASAVLSLEAGFETGTLAIIGEQDILGDRMVRRSRRRKRGADFISEVAGLDEGSLVVHAEHGIGRFVGLQTIEAAGAPRACLELHYADDAKLFLPVENIDLLSRYGSDAAEATLDRLGGGAWQMRKAKLKKRLLDMADELIRIAAARLVRHAPVLAAPDGLYDEFAARFPYDETEDQLNAIEAVREDLGAGRPMDRLICGDVGFGKTEVALRAAFLAAMNGVQVAVVVPTTLLSRQHFRTFSERFRGLPIRVQQASRLVGSKELALTKKEVADGKTDIVVGTHALLGAGINFANLGLLIIDEEQHFGVKHKERLKELKSDVHVLTLSATPIPRTLQLAMTGVRELSLITTPPVDRMAVRTFISPFDPLVIRETLMREHYRGGQSFYVCPRLADLADIHAFLQSDVPELKVAVAHGQMAAGELEDIMNAFYDGKYDVLLSTTIVESGLDVPTANTLIVHRADMFGLAQLYQLRGRVGRSKVRAFALFTLPVNKVLTTMAERRLKVLQSLDTLGAGFQLASHDLDIRGAGNLLGEEQSGHIKEVGFELYQQMLEEAVAEVKGDEQVQDSGWSPQISVGTSVMIPEDYVPDLHLRMGLYRRLGELADIGEIDGFGAEMIDRFGPLPKEVQHLLKIVYIKSLCRTANVEKVDAGPKGVVLQFRNKEFPNPAALVAYIGKQGTMAKIRPDHSLFLTRDLPTPEKRLTGAAMVMTQLAELARS
- the glmS gene encoding glutamine--fructose-6-phosphate transaminase (isomerizing); amino-acid sequence: MCGIVGIVGTQPVAERLVDALKRLEYRGYDSAGVATIDNGAMDRRRAEGKLFNLEKRLSEEPLPGVVGIAHTRWATHGVPNETNAHPHFVDGVAVVHNGIIENFSKLREELSAEGATFTTQTDTEVVAQLLAKYTREGLGHREAMLKMLNRVTGAYALVVMFKDDPGTLLSARSGPPLAVGYGRGEMFLGSDAIALSPFTNEITYLVDGDCAIVTREGAEIIDFSGKPVKRERQMSQATAFVVDKGNHRHFMEKEIYEQPEVISHALSHYVDFASKTVKEADKAIDFAKLSGLAISACGTAYLSGLIGKYWFERYARLPVEIDVASEFRYREIPLVPTQAALFISQSGETADTLAALRYCQQEGLKIGAVVNTRESTMARESDAIFPILAGPEIGVASTKAFTCQLAVLASLAVAAGKARGTLKPGEEKELVQHLIEMPRIMSKVLNIIQPQIEALSRDLSRFKDVLYLGRGTSFPLALEGALKLKEISYIHAEGYAAGELKHGPIALIDENMPVIVIAPHDRFFEKTVSNMQEVAARGGRIILITDEKGAAASKLDTMATITLPNVDELIAPMVFSLPIQLLAYHTAVFMGTDVDQPRNLAKSVTVE
- a CDS encoding DUF502 domain-containing protein; translation: MTDIPVKISFAARLRNSFLTGVLILAPVTITMWLVWSFLQWADSWVKPYIPARYDPEQYFDVAIPGFGLLIAVIGITLIGFLGNNLIGKWIVGVGESILNRMPLVRPIYKSIKQLFESVLKEHSNSFKKVGLIEFPSSGTWAMVFVSSEVKGELAHRFNEMGQQMVAVFLPPTPVPTAGFLLFVPKDKIVMLDMTPEDAAKLLISGGLVAPDFTPPKMIAPV